A DNA window from Carassius gibelio isolate Cgi1373 ecotype wild population from Czech Republic chromosome A8, carGib1.2-hapl.c, whole genome shotgun sequence contains the following coding sequences:
- the LOC128018092 gene encoding cadherin-22-like, with protein MAPHWRAGAQVLAVTLGIMQCCGWLSAQTIRTSVGMMGRRPEPWPMSHERVKRGWVWNQFFVVEEYTGTEPLYVGKIHSDSDEGDGSIKYTISGEGAGTVFIIDEVTGDIHATERLDREEKTFYTLRAQARDRLTDAPLEPESEFVIKVQDINDSEPKFLEGPYIGSVAELSPIGKSYTLFIRF; from the exons ATGGCTCCCCACTGGAGAGCAGGAGCTCAGGTTTTGGCAGTGACTCTGGGAATCATGCAGTGCTGCGGATGGCTGTCCGCTCAGACCATAAGGACTAGTGTTGGGATGATGGGAAGACGTCCGGAGCCATGGCCGATGTCCCATGAACGGGTGAAGAGGGGATGGGTGTGGAATCAGTTCTTCGTCGTGGAGGAATACACCGGGACAGAGCCGCTTTACGTCGGAAAG ATCCATTCAGACTCTGATGAAGGCGACGGCTCTATAAAGTACACCATCTCTGGAGAGGGAGCAGGGACTGTCTTCATCATAGACGAGGTCACGGGTGACATCCACGCCACCGAGCGTCTGGACCGAGAGGAGAAGACCTTCTACACCTTACGAGCTCAGGCACGAGACCGTCTGACCGACGCACCGCTGGAACCCGAGTCTGAGTTCGTCATCAAGGTCCAGGACATCAACGACAGCGAGCCCAAGTTTCTAGAAGGTCCTTACATCGGGAGTGTGGCCGAGCTCTCTCCTATCGGTAAGAGTTACACGCTATTTATACGCTTCTGA